The nucleotide sequence AGTGGTGCTAACTAAGGAGTGTAGTGCACTCATTCAGAGCAAGCTGTctaagaagatgccagatccggAGAGCTTTTGGATTCTCTGTACTATTGGGAATATTACTTTTGACAAAGCTCTTTGTGATCTTGGCTCAAGTATCAATATGATGCTCTTGTCTGTAATGAAGAAGTTGAAAATTCAAGAAGCACAACCTACAAGGATAGCATTGGAGATGGCTGACAAGTCTCTGAGGCAGGCATACGGGCTAGTGGAAAATGTCATGGTCAAGGTTGGATAGCTCTTCCTTCTCACAGACTTTGTAATACTTGATATGTGAGAGGACGAAAAAGACTCCATCTTTCTAGAAAGACCATTCCTGGCCACCGAAAGAGCATTAATTGATGTTGagagaggtgaactagtcctgaGGCTGTGGAAAAACTATTTAGTGTTCAAGGTTTTTAA is from Arachis ipaensis cultivar K30076 chromosome B01, Araip1.1, whole genome shotgun sequence and encodes:
- the LOC110266421 gene encoding uncharacterized protein LOC110266421, whose amino-acid sequence is MPPYVALMKNLLSEKKALKGDKIVVLTKECSALIQSKLSKKMPDPESFWILCTIGNITFDKALCDLGSSINMMLLSVMKKLKIQEAQPTRIALEMADKSLRQAYGLVENVMVKVG